A single region of the Chitinivibrionales bacterium genome encodes:
- a CDS encoding RNA-binding protein, with protein sequence MPKKLYVGNLSFSSSEEEIKTLFAQFGEVTAVTIIKDRDTGRSRGFGFVEMENADAAIAQLNGKEFGGRTLTVNEAREREDRKRGGGGRGGFGEQRRSW encoded by the coding sequence GTGCCTAAAAAGCTCTATGTCGGCAACCTGAGTTTCTCTTCGTCCGAAGAGGAAATCAAGACCCTGTTCGCCCAATTCGGCGAAGTGACGGCAGTCACCATCATCAAGGACCGCGACACCGGCCGCTCGCGCGGATTCGGCTTTGTCGAGATGGAAAACGCTGACGCGGCGATCGCCCAGCTCAACGGAAAAGAATTCGGCGGACGCACCCTTACGGTCAACGAGGCGCGCGAACGCGAGGACCGCAAGCGCGGCGGCGGCGGCAGAGGCGGATTCGGCGAGCAGCGGCGCTCCTGGTAG
- a CDS encoding LptE family protein has protein sequence MKRFSFSAAVLCALWGCGVYTFSGSTLPAHLKTMDIPLFANQSLIPGVAEDITNQLSAQVVSMNLLRISSGRGDATLRGKVVEYTNAPRTYGTTAVRQVTVSEYVVRITVEVEFVDNKSNSPLYKGRLTGEGVYNFQTQAEADGRKTAESDVVQQILQNSVQSW, from the coding sequence ATGAAACGGTTTTCCTTCTCTGCGGCGGTACTGTGCGCACTGTGGGGGTGCGGCGTTTATACCTTTTCAGGGTCAACACTGCCGGCCCATCTCAAAACCATGGACATCCCCCTGTTCGCCAACCAGTCCCTCATACCCGGCGTAGCCGAGGATATCACCAACCAGCTGTCGGCGCAGGTCGTTTCGATGAACCTGTTGCGGATTTCGTCTGGCCGCGGCGACGCGACGCTCCGCGGCAAGGTGGTCGAATATACCAATGCGCCGCGCACCTACGGCACGACCGCGGTGCGGCAGGTCACGGTAAGCGAATACGTGGTGAGGATCACCGTTGAAGTCGAATTCGTGGACAACAAATCGAATTCTCCGCTGTACAAGGGACGGCTGACGGGCGAGGGGGTCTATAATTTCCAAACACAGGCGGAAGCGGACGGCAGGAAAACCGCCGAAAGCGACGTGGTCCAGCAGATACTACAGAATTCCGTCCAGAGCTGGTGA
- the dapF gene encoding diaminopimelate epimerase, translating to MKFAKLEGIANDFIITADTLGGGAAMLENVRTRSAPLCDRRRGIGADGVLVVLPSKKADFAMRIFNADGSEAEMCGNGIRCFALYLKKTGLWNNPHLAVETLRGVVKTSFENGMIRVDMGPPILSAPQIPVAKASGEAVMERVTVDKREFLVTAVSMGNPHAVVYADELSDELVLGYGKKLESHPFFPNKANVEFVKVLSDSEITMRVYERGCGETMACGTGACASVVSGVLNHRHGTNVAVHLLGGDLQVEWNGERKSPVYMVGPAAWVYSGEIDL from the coding sequence ATGAAATTCGCGAAACTGGAAGGCATCGCAAACGACTTCATCATCACGGCGGATACGCTCGGCGGCGGGGCGGCCATGCTCGAGAACGTTCGCACGCGGTCTGCGCCCCTGTGCGACCGGAGAAGGGGCATAGGTGCCGATGGCGTGCTGGTCGTGCTTCCTTCTAAAAAAGCCGATTTTGCCATGCGTATTTTCAATGCCGACGGAAGCGAGGCGGAAATGTGCGGCAACGGCATCAGGTGTTTTGCGCTGTATCTTAAAAAAACTGGGTTGTGGAACAATCCTCACCTTGCCGTGGAGACACTCAGGGGCGTGGTAAAAACTTCGTTTGAAAACGGCATGATCCGGGTGGACATGGGGCCGCCCATACTCAGCGCGCCTCAGATCCCGGTGGCCAAAGCGTCGGGCGAGGCGGTCATGGAGCGGGTAACAGTTGATAAAAGGGAGTTTCTCGTCACCGCGGTTTCCATGGGCAACCCGCACGCAGTGGTCTACGCCGACGAGCTTTCGGACGAGCTGGTGCTAGGGTACGGGAAAAAACTCGAATCGCACCCGTTTTTCCCCAACAAAGCCAATGTCGAGTTTGTAAAAGTGCTTTCGGACAGCGAAATAACGATGCGCGTATATGAACGCGGGTGCGGGGAGACCATGGCCTGCGGCACCGGCGCATGCGCAAGCGTGGTATCCGGCGTTCTCAACCACAGGCACGGCACAAATGTAGCGGTCCACCTGCTCGGCGGCGACCTGCAGGTGGAATGGAACGGCGAAAGAAAATCTCCGGTATATATGGTCGGTCCAGCGGCTTGGGTGTATTCCGGGGAGATAGACCTATAA